Proteins co-encoded in one Ruegeria pomeroyi DSS-3 genomic window:
- the tuf gene encoding elongation factor Tu: MAKEKFERSKPHVNIGTIGHVDHGKTTLTAAITKYFGDFKAYDQIDGAPEEKARGITISTAHVEYETDSRHYAHVDCPGHADYVKNMITGAAQMDGAILVVNAADGPMPQTREHILLGRQVGIPFMVVYMNKVDQVDDEELLELVEMEIRELLSSYDYPGDDIPIIRGSALHAMNGTEPSMGEESIRALMAAVDEYIPTPARAVDQPFLMPIEDVFSISGRGTVVTGRVERGVINVGDSIEIVGIRDTKTTTCTGVEMFRKLLDRGEAGDNIGALLRGIDREGVERGQVLCKPGSVTPHTKFEAEAYILTKEEGGRHTPFFANYRPQFYFRTTDVTGTVTLAEGTEMVMPGDNVGFTVELIAPIAMEDGLRFAIREGGRTVGAGVVSKIIE, encoded by the coding sequence ATGGCAAAGGAAAAGTTTGAGCGTAGTAAACCGCACGTCAACATCGGTACGATTGGCCACGTTGACCACGGCAAGACGACGCTGACCGCAGCGATCACCAAGTATTTCGGCGATTTCAAGGCGTATGACCAGATCGACGGCGCGCCGGAAGAGAAAGCGCGCGGGATCACCATCTCGACCGCCCACGTGGAATACGAGACCGACTCGCGTCACTACGCTCACGTCGACTGCCCCGGCCACGCCGACTATGTGAAGAACATGATCACCGGCGCGGCGCAGATGGACGGCGCGATCCTGGTTGTGAACGCCGCTGACGGCCCGATGCCGCAGACCCGCGAGCACATCCTGCTGGGCCGTCAGGTCGGCATTCCCTTCATGGTTGTCTACATGAACAAGGTCGACCAGGTGGATGACGAGGAACTGCTGGAACTGGTGGAGATGGAAATCCGCGAGCTGCTGTCCTCGTACGATTATCCGGGCGATGACATTCCGATCATTCGGGGTTCGGCGCTGCACGCGATGAACGGCACCGAGCCGTCGATGGGCGAAGAATCGATCCGCGCGCTGATGGCGGCGGTCGACGAGTACATCCCGACCCCGGCGCGTGCGGTCGACCAGCCCTTCCTGATGCCGATCGAAGACGTGTTCTCGATCTCGGGCCGTGGCACCGTGGTGACCGGGCGTGTGGAACGTGGCGTGATCAACGTTGGCGACTCGATCGAGATCGTCGGCATTCGCGACACCAAGACCACCACCTGCACCGGTGTGGAAATGTTCCGCAAGCTGCTGGACCGCGGTGAAGCCGGCGACAACATCGGCGCGCTGCTGCGTGGTATCGATCGTGAAGGCGTCGAGCGCGGCCAGGTGCTGTGCAAGCCCGGTTCGGTGACCCCGCACACCAAGTTCGAAGCCGAAGCCTATATCCTGACCAAGGAAGAGGGCGGCCGTCACACCCCGTTCTTCGCGAACTACCGTCCGCAGTTCTACTTCCGGACCACCGACGTGACCGGCACCGTGACGCTGGCCGAAGGCACCGAGATGGTGATGCCGGGTGACAACGTTGGCTTCACCGTCGAGCTGATCGCCCCGATCGCGATGGAAGACGGCCTGCGTTTCGCCATCCGCGAAGGCGGCCGCACCGTCGGCGCCGGCGTTGTGTCGAAGATCATCGAGTAA
- a CDS encoding lytic murein transglycosylase → MIRFLTSLALCLGGSVAAETPATLIPAVAQSLRPVLRPDLLTPVSQDIEAQFQTWLIEFRARALTLGITPATLNAALPGLSYDAEVVRRDRNQAEFTKTIWDYLDTAVSEARIANGRKAVARHRDLLARIEARWGVDRHVVAAIWGLESAYGAVRGGDSTLRSLASLAFDTRRAEFFEGQLIAALRILDSGDARLRDLRGSWAGAMGHTQFMPTSYQEHAVDFTGDGRRDIWSDDPSDALASTAAYLKANGWVSGQPWGIEVLLPKGFDLTTARRELTRMPSDWAAAGVRDLEGRAVPDHGPASILLPAGHSGAAFMIFDNFAVIETYNTADAYVIGVGHLADRIAGGGPIRGNWPRADRALTLDERIELQERLTAAGFNTQKIDGKIGPLTINAVRDYQLDQGLAPDGYASLRVLERLRSAS, encoded by the coding sequence ATGATCCGGTTCCTGACATCTCTGGCGCTTTGCCTGGGCGGCAGTGTTGCGGCGGAAACACCCGCCACGTTGATCCCGGCGGTGGCGCAATCCTTGCGCCCGGTGCTGCGGCCTGACCTGCTCACCCCTGTGTCTCAGGATATCGAAGCGCAGTTTCAAACCTGGTTGATCGAGTTTCGCGCCCGCGCGCTGACCCTCGGTATCACCCCCGCCACGCTGAATGCCGCCCTGCCCGGCCTCAGCTATGACGCCGAGGTGGTGCGGCGCGACCGCAATCAGGCGGAGTTCACCAAGACGATCTGGGACTATCTCGACACCGCCGTGTCCGAGGCCCGCATCGCCAACGGCCGCAAGGCCGTGGCCCGTCACCGGGACCTGCTGGCCCGGATCGAGGCGCGATGGGGCGTCGACCGCCATGTGGTCGCTGCCATCTGGGGGCTGGAAAGTGCCTATGGCGCGGTGCGCGGGGGAGACAGCACCCTGCGTTCGCTGGCTTCGCTGGCCTTTGACACCCGTCGCGCCGAGTTCTTCGAAGGCCAGCTGATCGCCGCCCTGCGTATTCTTGACAGCGGCGATGCCCGGCTGCGCGATCTGCGCGGCAGCTGGGCGGGCGCGATGGGCCATACCCAGTTCATGCCGACCTCGTATCAGGAGCATGCGGTGGATTTCACCGGCGACGGGCGCCGCGACATCTGGTCGGATGACCCCAGCGACGCGCTGGCCTCGACCGCCGCCTATCTCAAGGCCAATGGCTGGGTCAGCGGCCAGCCCTGGGGGATCGAGGTGCTGCTGCCCAAGGGGTTCGACCTGACCACAGCCCGGCGCGAGTTGACGCGGATGCCCTCGGACTGGGCCGCTGCCGGAGTGCGCGATCTGGAGGGGCGCGCAGTGCCCGACCATGGCCCCGCCAGCATCCTGCTGCCCGCCGGACACAGCGGCGCGGCCTTCATGATCTTTGACAATTTCGCGGTGATCGAGACCTATAACACCGCCGATGCCTATGTGATCGGGGTCGGCCATCTGGCCGACCGCATCGCCGGCGGGGGGCCGATCCGGGGCAACTGGCCACGCGCCGACCGGGCGCTGACCTTGGACGAGCGGATCGAGCTGCAAGAGCGCCTGACCGCCGCCGGGTTCAACACGCAGAAGATCGACGGCAAGATCGGCCCGCTGACCATCAACGCGGTGCGCGACTATCAACTGGATCAGGGTCTGGCGCCTGACGGCTATGCCTCGTTGCGGGTGCTGGAACGTCTGCGCAGCGCTAGCTGA
- the pheT gene encoding phenylalanine--tRNA ligase subunit beta — protein sequence MKFTLSWLKDHLDTTASVDEIAEALTDLGLEVEGIENPAARLAGFTLAHVKSASQHPDADRLRVCVVETNEGEKQIVCGAPNAREGITVVLAKPGDYVPGIDVTLSVGNIRGVESHGMMCSERELELSDEHDGIIELPSGEVGERFIDWLAENDPAKVDPVIEIAITPNRPDALGVAGIARDLAARGIGTLKTRAYAPVPGDFDCPIKVTIDEDTRDGCPLFTGRLIRDVRNGPSPQWLQDQLRAIGLRPISALVDITNYMTYDHNRPLHVFDADKVKGNLRVHRAAGGETLKALDEKEYTFQPGMMVISDDEGAESIAGIMGGDATGCTEETVNVFLESAYWDNVQIALAGRALKINSDARYRFERGVDPAYTLEGLEHATQMILDICGGEASTVVIAGAVPDHSRAYKLDAERVRSLVGMDIPESEQRQTLTRLGFRLEGNMAHVPSWRPDVQGEADLVEEVARIASLTKLVGRPLPRLTDGVPKPVMTPQQRRLSMARRTAASLGYNECVSYTFIDQASAALFGGGTDATMLENPISSEMSHMRPDLLPGLLAAAARNQARGFADLALFEAGPVFHGGEPGEQRAQIAGLLVGRTGPKDVHGAARAVDLYDAKADAEAVLAAMGAPAKVQILRDGDGWWHPGRHGRICLGPKKVLGVFGELHPRVLQAMDVKGPAVAFVLWPEEVPLPRKSGTTRAALALRDLQAVERDFAFVVDAGVEALTLVNAAAGADKALIEDVRVFDEFIGGSLGEGKKSLAITVRLQPTETTLKEKDIEAVSAKIVEKVAKATGGTLRG from the coding sequence ATGAAATTCACCCTCTCCTGGCTGAAAGACCATCTCGACACCACCGCCAGCGTGGACGAGATCGCCGAGGCGCTGACCGATCTGGGGCTCGAAGTCGAAGGTATCGAGAACCCCGCCGCGCGTCTGGCCGGGTTCACCCTGGCCCATGTCAAGTCCGCCAGCCAGCACCCCGATGCGGACCGTCTGCGCGTCTGCGTGGTGGAAACCAACGAGGGCGAGAAACAGATCGTCTGCGGCGCCCCCAACGCGCGCGAGGGCATCACCGTGGTGCTGGCGAAACCCGGCGACTATGTGCCCGGGATCGACGTGACCCTGTCGGTCGGCAACATCCGGGGCGTCGAAAGCCACGGCATGATGTGTTCCGAGCGCGAGCTGGAACTGTCCGACGAACATGACGGCATCATCGAGCTGCCCTCGGGCGAGGTGGGCGAGCGGTTCATCGACTGGCTGGCCGAGAACGACCCGGCCAAGGTCGACCCGGTGATCGAGATCGCGATCACCCCCAACCGCCCCGACGCGCTGGGCGTGGCGGGCATCGCCCGCGATCTGGCCGCGCGCGGGATCGGCACGCTGAAAACCCGCGCCTATGCGCCGGTGCCCGGCGATTTCGACTGTCCGATCAAGGTGACCATCGACGAGGATACCCGCGACGGCTGCCCGCTCTTCACCGGCCGCCTGATCCGCGACGTGCGCAACGGCCCCAGCCCGCAATGGTTGCAGGACCAGCTGCGCGCCATCGGCCTGCGCCCGATCTCGGCGCTGGTCGATATCACCAACTACATGACCTATGACCACAACCGCCCGCTGCATGTCTTTGACGCCGACAAGGTCAAGGGCAACCTGCGCGTCCACCGCGCCGCGGGGGGCGAGACGCTCAAGGCGCTGGACGAGAAGGAATACACCTTTCAGCCGGGCATGATGGTGATCTCGGACGATGAAGGCGCCGAAAGCATCGCCGGCATCATGGGCGGTGACGCCACCGGCTGCACCGAGGAGACGGTGAATGTCTTCCTCGAAAGCGCCTATTGGGACAATGTGCAGATCGCGCTGGCGGGCCGCGCACTCAAGATCAACTCGGACGCGCGCTATCGTTTCGAGCGCGGCGTCGATCCGGCCTATACGCTCGAAGGGCTGGAGCACGCGACCCAGATGATCCTCGATATCTGCGGTGGCGAGGCCTCGACCGTAGTGATCGCGGGCGCGGTGCCCGATCATTCCCGCGCCTACAAGCTGGACGCCGAGCGGGTGCGGTCGCTGGTCGGCATGGACATCCCCGAAAGCGAGCAGCGCCAGACGCTGACACGGCTCGGCTTCCGGCTTGAAGGCAACATGGCCCATGTGCCCAGCTGGCGCCCCGATGTGCAGGGCGAGGCCGATCTGGTCGAGGAAGTGGCCCGTATCGCCTCGCTGACCAAGCTGGTGGGCAGGCCGCTGCCGCGCCTGACCGATGGTGTGCCCAAACCGGTGATGACGCCGCAGCAGCGCCGCCTGTCGATGGCGCGCCGCACAGCGGCCTCGCTCGGTTACAACGAATGCGTCAGCTATACCTTCATCGATCAGGCCTCGGCCGCTCTGTTCGGCGGCGGTACTGATGCGACCATGCTGGAAAACCCGATCTCGTCGGAAATGAGCCATATGCGCCCCGACCTGTTGCCGGGCCTGTTGGCGGCTGCCGCCCGCAACCAGGCACGTGGTTTTGCCGATCTGGCCCTCTTCGAGGCCGGGCCGGTGTTTCACGGCGGCGAGCCGGGCGAACAGCGGGCGCAGATCGCGGGCCTGCTGGTGGGCCGCACCGGGCCCAAGGACGTGCACGGCGCCGCGCGCGCCGTCGACCTCTATGACGCCAAGGCCGATGCCGAGGCGGTGCTGGCCGCGATGGGCGCACCCGCCAAGGTGCAGATCCTGCGCGACGGTGACGGCTGGTGGCATCCCGGCCGCCATGGTCGCATCTGCCTGGGCCCGAAAAAGGTGCTGGGGGTCTTTGGCGAGCTGCACCCGCGCGTTTTGCAGGCAATGGATGTAAAGGGCCCGGCGGTCGCCTTCGTGCTCTGGCCCGAAGAGGTGCCGCTGCCGCGCAAATCGGGCACCACGCGCGCCGCGCTGGCGCTGCGCGACCTGCAAGCGGTCGAGCGCGACTTTGCCTTTGTGGTCGATGCGGGTGTCGAGGCGCTGACGCTGGTCAATGCCGCCGCCGGTGCCGACAAGGCCCTGATCGAAGATGTGCGGGTGTTTGACGAGTTCATCGGCGGCTCGCTGGGCGAGGGCAAGAAATCGCTGGCCATCACCGTGCGCCTGCAACCGACCGAGACCACGCTCAAGGAAAAGGATATCGAGGCCGTCAGCGCCAAGATCGTCGAAAAGGTCGCCAAGGCCACCGGCGGCACCCTGCGCGGCTGA
- a CDS encoding glutathione S-transferase family protein — MFDLAEFPVSQRWPATNPDILQFYSFPTPNGVKVSIMLEEIGLPYEAHRVTLSDADVKSPEFLSLNPNNKIPAIIDPDGPDGQPLALFESGAILLYLAEKSGKLIGEIAADRARITQWLMFQMGGVGPMFGQLGFFYKFAGAEIEDPRPRARYVAEVKRLLAVIDAQLEGRDWIAGDYSIADIAIAPWLNTLAFYGAQDLVGWQNHPNAVAYLERFLARPAVQRGLTIPAREG; from the coding sequence ATGTTTGATCTTGCCGAATTCCCTGTCAGCCAGCGCTGGCCCGCCACAAACCCCGATATCCTGCAATTCTACTCCTTTCCCACGCCCAACGGCGTGAAGGTGTCGATCATGCTCGAAGAGATCGGCCTGCCGTATGAGGCGCATCGGGTTACCCTGTCGGATGCCGATGTCAAAAGCCCCGAGTTCCTGTCGCTGAACCCCAACAACAAGATCCCAGCGATCATCGACCCAGACGGGCCGGACGGGCAGCCACTGGCGCTGTTCGAAAGTGGGGCGATCCTGCTGTATCTGGCTGAAAAGAGTGGCAAGCTGATCGGTGAAATCGCGGCCGACCGCGCCCGCATCACCCAATGGCTGATGTTCCAGATGGGCGGTGTGGGGCCGATGTTCGGTCAGCTCGGGTTTTTCTACAAATTCGCCGGTGCCGAGATCGAAGACCCGCGCCCGCGTGCCCGCTATGTGGCTGAGGTCAAGCGGCTGCTGGCAGTGATCGACGCGCAGCTGGAGGGGCGCGATTGGATCGCCGGCGATTACTCCATTGCTGATATCGCCATTGCGCCCTGGCTCAATACGCTGGCGTTCTACGGTGCGCAGGATCTGGTAGGCTGGCAGAACCATCCCAATGCGGTTGCCTATCTGGAGCGGTTCCTGGCGCGCCCTGCGGTGCAGCGCGGGCTGACGATCCCGGCGCGCGAGGGGTAA
- a CDS encoding mechanosensitive ion channel family protein, whose protein sequence is MQDYLNQAEVIWPLLVSAAKALVVLILGWTLAGTIAGLVRRRINATPQIDPTLGNFTASLVKWAILAMVLVAVLGIFGIEATSIVAVLGAASLAIGLALQGTLSDLAAGVMLVVFRPYKLGQFVDIGGTSGTVRDLNLFTTELVTPDNVQIIVPNGQAWGAIITNYSAHDTRRVDLVFGIDYDDDAGKAMEIIERTASADSRVLADPAPWVRVTNLGDSSVDLTARIWCRAEDYWELKFELTRRVKEAFDAGGISIPYPHSVEIHKEA, encoded by the coding sequence ATGCAGGACTATCTGAACCAGGCCGAGGTGATCTGGCCGCTTCTCGTCAGCGCCGCCAAGGCGCTGGTTGTGCTGATCCTGGGCTGGACCCTGGCTGGAACGATTGCCGGGCTGGTCCGCCGCCGCATCAATGCCACCCCGCAGATTGACCCGACGCTGGGCAATTTCACCGCCAGCCTGGTCAAATGGGCCATCCTTGCCATGGTGCTGGTTGCGGTGCTGGGTATTTTCGGGATCGAGGCGACCAGTATCGTCGCCGTATTGGGTGCCGCCTCTCTGGCCATCGGTCTGGCGCTGCAAGGCACGCTCAGCGACCTGGCGGCTGGCGTGATGCTGGTGGTGTTCCGGCCCTACAAGCTCGGCCAGTTCGTCGACATTGGCGGCACCTCGGGCACGGTGCGCGATCTCAACCTGTTCACCACCGAGCTGGTAACGCCGGACAATGTACAGATCATCGTCCCCAACGGTCAGGCCTGGGGCGCCATCATCACCAATTACTCTGCCCACGACACCCGCCGCGTCGATCTGGTCTTCGGCATCGACTATGACGACGATGCAGGCAAGGCGATGGAGATCATCGAACGCACCGCCAGCGCAGACAGCCGCGTTCTGGCCGATCCCGCCCCCTGGGTTCGGGTTACCAATCTGGGCGACAGTTCGGTCGATCTGACCGCGCGGATATGGTGTCGGGCCGAGGACTACTGGGAGCTGAAATTCGAACTGACGCGCCGGGTCAAGGAAGCCTTCGATGCCGGCGGAATCTCGATCCCCTATCCCCACAGCGTCGAGATCCACAAGGAGGCCTGA
- a CDS encoding MFS transporter — translation MALHWRILILLFLVRCTMAFQFATIGGIGPVLSDTYTLDIAGLGWIVGLYFLPGVVIALPGGGIARWFGDERVILFGLALMTAGSLIMALQPSLSVFSAARLMAGIGGILMNVLMSKLVLDWFANRQIATAMVIFINSWPAGIGLSLVVQPWLAAQGGVALPFAVETGLIATALVAFFLFYRRPDTAPATSGAPARAMPQGAVLGAVLVAGFSWGAFNASLAALLSFGPTSLVDRGMSLELAGLSISIVSWTVVVTGTFGGWLTDRTGRPAMVLLTGLSLFGLALFLFPRVPPMLITMALIGLLSGVPVAGLISLPARVLKPEQRAIGMGLFYTVYYACFAILPGLGGKWAESAGTVSAAFEFAAFVIVLAILGVFVFLPLSRRV, via the coding sequence ATGGCGTTGCACTGGCGTATTCTTATCCTGCTGTTTCTGGTGCGCTGCACCATGGCTTTTCAATTCGCGACCATCGGCGGCATCGGTCCGGTGCTGTCTGACACCTATACGTTGGATATCGCCGGGCTCGGCTGGATCGTGGGCCTCTATTTCCTGCCGGGGGTGGTGATTGCCCTGCCGGGCGGCGGCATCGCCCGCTGGTTCGGTGATGAAAGGGTGATCCTTTTCGGTCTGGCGCTGATGACGGCGGGATCGCTGATCATGGCACTGCAACCGTCGTTGAGCGTGTTCAGCGCCGCCCGGCTGATGGCCGGTATCGGCGGCATCCTGATGAACGTCCTGATGAGCAAGCTGGTGCTCGACTGGTTCGCCAATCGCCAGATCGCAACCGCCATGGTGATCTTCATCAACTCCTGGCCTGCCGGTATCGGCCTGTCGCTTGTGGTACAGCCCTGGCTGGCGGCCCAGGGTGGTGTTGCCCTTCCGTTCGCGGTCGAAACCGGCCTGATTGCCACGGCCCTGGTTGCCTTTTTCCTGTTCTATCGCCGCCCCGACACAGCACCCGCCACCTCTGGCGCACCTGCCCGGGCCATGCCGCAGGGGGCGGTTCTTGGCGCGGTGCTTGTCGCCGGGTTCTCGTGGGGCGCGTTCAATGCCAGCCTTGCCGCCTTGTTGTCTTTTGGCCCCACATCGCTTGTCGACAGGGGAATGTCGCTGGAGCTGGCGGGCCTGTCGATCAGCATCGTGTCCTGGACCGTTGTCGTCACCGGCACATTTGGCGGTTGGCTGACGGATCGCACCGGGCGACCCGCGATGGTGCTGTTGACGGGCCTCAGCCTCTTTGGCCTCGCCCTGTTCCTGTTTCCCCGCGTCCCGCCGATGCTGATCACAATGGCCTTGATCGGCCTCCTGTCGGGCGTGCCGGTCGCGGGATTGATCAGCTTGCCCGCCCGGGTTCTGAAACCCGAACAGCGGGCCATCGGCATGGGCCTGTTCTACACTGTCTATTACGCCTGTTTCGCAATCTTGCCCGGTCTGGGCGGCAAATGGGCCGAAAGCGCCGGAACGGTGTCCGCCGCCTTCGAATTTGCCGCCTTTGTCATCGTGCTGGCGATACTGGGCGTCTTTGTCTTTCTACCCCTGTCGCGCCGGGTCTGA
- a CDS encoding class I SAM-dependent methyltransferase: MVDSTTFWNKVAEKYARTPIADMTSYDYTLERTAAHLKPGDRVLELGCGTGSTALRLAPDVAAIVATDIAPAMLAVGRRKAREQGVENVDFVEAPAKTPPEGPFDAALAFNLLHLVDDLDASLAAIHDRLKPGGLFISKTFCIGTGRNSFKLYAIRLALPVMQLLGKAPPVTFLTEAELDNAITRAGFDLVEQESFPAKDPRRFLVARRR, translated from the coding sequence ATGGTTGACAGCACCACATTCTGGAACAAGGTCGCCGAGAAATACGCCCGCACCCCGATCGCGGACATGACATCCTATGACTATACACTCGAACGCACCGCGGCCCATCTGAAACCCGGTGACCGGGTGCTGGAACTGGGCTGCGGCACCGGCTCCACCGCCTTGCGGCTGGCGCCCGATGTGGCCGCAATCGTTGCCACCGACATCGCCCCGGCGATGCTGGCGGTGGGGCGGCGCAAGGCCCGCGAGCAAGGCGTGGAAAACGTCGACTTTGTCGAGGCGCCGGCCAAGACACCGCCCGAAGGCCCGTTTGATGCCGCGCTTGCCTTCAACCTGCTGCATCTGGTTGATGACCTCGATGCCAGCCTGGCCGCCATTCACGACCGGCTGAAGCCCGGCGGGCTGTTCATTTCGAAAACCTTCTGCATCGGAACGGGACGAAACAGCTTCAAACTCTACGCCATCCGTCTGGCCCTGCCGGTGATGCAGCTGCTGGGCAAGGCGCCCCCGGTCACCTTCCTGACCGAGGCCGAGCTGGACAATGCCATCACCCGCGCGGGCTTTGACCTGGTCGAGCAAGAGAGCTTTCCAGCCAAGGATCCGCGTCGCTTTCTGGTCGCGCGCCGCCGCTGA
- a CDS encoding YtoQ family protein, with translation MTLNVYLSGEIHTDWREQIVAGAKGLDLAFSGPVTDHAASDDCGVAILGAEPDKYWHDHKGAMVNAIRTRRGISDADVVVVRFGDKYKQWNAAFDAGYAAALGKSIIVLSPPEHQHALKEVHAAALAVAETPAQVIAVLRYVLTGALPA, from the coding sequence ATGACCCTGAACGTCTATCTGTCGGGCGAGATTCACACCGACTGGCGCGAGCAGATCGTGGCCGGCGCAAAGGGGCTGGACCTGGCGTTTTCGGGCCCGGTCACCGATCATGCCGCCAGCGACGATTGCGGCGTGGCGATCCTGGGCGCCGAGCCGGACAAATACTGGCATGACCACAAGGGCGCGATGGTCAACGCCATCCGCACCCGCAGGGGCATATCCGATGCGGATGTGGTGGTGGTCCGATTTGGCGACAAGTACAAGCAGTGGAACGCCGCCTTTGACGCCGGCTATGCCGCCGCGCTGGGCAAGTCGATCATCGTGCTCAGCCCGCCCGAACACCAGCATGCGCTGAAAGAGGTACACGCCGCTGCCCTTGCGGTTGCCGAAACACCCGCGCAGGTGATCGCCGTCCTGCGTTATGTGCTGACCGGGGCCTTGCCCGCCTGA
- a CDS encoding LysR family transcriptional regulator, protein MSDLTKLDWNHIRAFLKTAETGSLSAAARRLDLTQPTLSRQVAALEQDLGVMLFERIGRTLVLTDAGADLLEHTRAMGAAADRVALAASGQAQSIEGRVRITASDVMSAYVLPEALRRIRAQAPRLEIEVIAANDIRDLMRREADIAIRHVRPEQPDLIARLVREATAHFYAASGYLDRRGRPVTKDDLATHDFIAFGDVTEMLGHLTPLGLPLTRANFRLGSQSGVVAWDYVRQGFGIAPMDDGVAAATPGVERVLPQMEPLLFPVWLTAHRELHTSRRIRLVFDILAEYLTG, encoded by the coding sequence ATGAGCGATCTGACCAAGCTGGACTGGAACCACATCCGCGCCTTTCTGAAAACCGCCGAGACGGGGTCGCTGTCGGCGGCGGCGCGGCGGCTGGACCTGACACAACCGACGCTCAGCCGTCAGGTCGCCGCGCTGGAACAGGATTTGGGCGTAATGCTGTTCGAGCGGATCGGGCGGACACTGGTGCTGACCGATGCGGGGGCCGACCTGCTGGAACATACGCGCGCCATGGGGGCGGCGGCGGATCGGGTGGCGCTGGCGGCCTCGGGTCAGGCGCAATCCATCGAGGGGCGCGTCCGGATCACGGCCAGCGACGTGATGTCGGCCTATGTGCTGCCGGAGGCACTGCGCCGCATCCGCGCGCAGGCCCCCCGGCTGGAGATCGAGGTGATCGCCGCCAACGATATCCGCGACCTGATGCGGCGCGAGGCCGATATCGCCATCCGCCACGTGCGGCCCGAACAGCCCGATCTGATCGCCCGGCTGGTGCGCGAGGCAACGGCGCATTTCTATGCCGCTTCCGGTTATCTCGACCGGCGCGGGCGCCCGGTGACCAAGGATGATCTGGCCACGCATGATTTCATCGCCTTTGGCGATGTGACCGAGATGCTCGGCCATCTGACGCCGCTGGGCCTGCCGCTGACGCGCGCCAACTTCCGCCTTGGTTCGCAAAGCGGGGTGGTGGCCTGGGATTACGTGCGGCAGGGGTTTGGCATCGCGCCGATGGACGATGGCGTGGCTGCCGCCACACCCGGCGTGGAACGCGTGCTGCCGCAGATGGAACCGCTGCTGTTCCCGGTCTGGCTGACCGCACATCGCGAGTTGCACACCAGCCGGCGCATCCGTCTGGTGTTCGACATTCTGGCCGAATACCTGACAGGGTAG
- a CDS encoding helix-turn-helix transcriptional regulator, protein MSKTARLFQLMQALRSGPAPHTSTALAQDLGVSPRTIHRDIDALRGLGAVIDGEAGFGFTLIEDATLPPLGFTDDELEALVLGLREAELIGDPALSQAASAALRKLQGRLPPRQSHRLSHAVLTATRFDRPQPPTIPVAELRAAAWDEMAVSFDYTDMHGAATSRTVYPLSIVYMDRSSVLIAWCLLRKDVRVFRLDRMRDLVITGQSFRPRRVPMLRDALAQIRAQQA, encoded by the coding sequence ATGTCGAAAACCGCAAGATTGTTCCAGTTGATGCAGGCGCTGCGCTCGGGTCCGGCACCGCATACCTCGACGGCGCTGGCACAGGACCTGGGTGTCTCGCCGCGCACCATTCATCGCGACATCGACGCGCTGCGCGGTCTTGGCGCCGTGATCGACGGCGAGGCGGGGTTTGGCTTTACCCTGATCGAGGACGCAACCCTGCCCCCGCTCGGTTTTACCGATGACGAGCTGGAGGCGCTGGTTCTGGGTCTGCGCGAGGCGGAGCTGATCGGCGACCCGGCGCTGAGCCAGGCCGCCAGCGCCGCTCTGCGCAAGCTTCAGGGCCGCCTGCCGCCGCGCCAGTCGCACCGGCTGTCCCATGCGGTGCTGACCGCGACCCGGTTTGACCGGCCCCAGCCGCCAACAATCCCGGTGGCCGAACTGCGCGCCGCCGCCTGGGACGAGATGGCGGTGAGCTTCGATTATACCGACATGCATGGTGCGGCCACCTCGCGCACCGTCTATCCGCTGTCCATCGTTTATATGGATCGCTCCAGCGTGCTGATCGCCTGGTGCCTGTTGCGAAAGGATGTGCGGGTGTTCCGGCTTGATCGGATGCGCGATCTGGTGATCACCGGGCAGAGCTTTCGCCCGCGCCGGGTGCCGATGCTGCGCGATGCGCTGGCACAGATCCGCGCGCAACAAGCGTGA
- the mscL gene encoding large conductance mechanosensitive channel protein MscL — protein MLQEFKTFIAKGNVMDMAVGIIIGAAFTAIVKSLVDDLINPIIGLFTGGVDFTNNFVVLGGDGTAYASLAAAREAGASVFAYGAFFMAVFNFLIIAWVVFMLVKAVNRAKEAAAKEEAAAEPAAPAGPSELDVLLEIRDSLKR, from the coding sequence ATGCTACAGGAATTCAAAACCTTCATCGCCAAGGGCAATGTCATGGACATGGCGGTGGGGATCATCATCGGCGCCGCCTTTACCGCGATCGTGAAATCGCTGGTCGACGACCTGATCAATCCGATCATCGGTCTGTTCACGGGCGGTGTGGACTTTACCAACAATTTCGTCGTCCTGGGCGGCGACGGTACCGCCTATGCCTCGCTTGCCGCCGCGCGCGAGGCCGGGGCATCGGTCTTTGCCTATGGCGCCTTCTTCATGGCGGTCTTCAACTTCCTGATCATCGCCTGGGTCGTGTTCATGCTGGTCAAGGCAGTGAACCGCGCCAAGGAAGCCGCCGCCAAGGAAGAGGCCGCCGCCGAACCCGCAGCCCCCGCAGGCCCGTCGGAACTCGACGTGCTGCTGGAAATCCGCGACTCGCTCAAGCGCTAA